From a single Brassica rapa cultivar Chiifu-401-42 chromosome A01, CAAS_Brap_v3.01, whole genome shotgun sequence genomic region:
- the LOC103829370 gene encoding DEAD-box ATP-dependent RNA helicase 22, with translation MILSRSVSVLHSCRISSAPKLISHKLKVSFPLAYGSSALISLNRSEVKWVRVFASATETETEVERKGNDTFFADQAVSWKSLGLSDKVSVALRDSGFGRPSLTQAVCIPSILSGKDVVVAAETGSGKTHGYLAPIIHQLTNTNTPLDSEGEERRVPLKTISLVLCPNVMLCEQVVRMVNGLLGEDGHPLLRVEAVCGSQGWPDKQPDIIVSTPAALLNNIEPKRNRRVEFLRSVKYVVFDEADMLLCGSFQNQIIRLINMLRFDEKQVSRLATSKFGKPLEIDAESSAQFDLENEDDADFEEDGSISDEEEEEYLEDTTQIPTVENGAGADIRKGWRRVRKIYTRSKQYIFIAATLPVNGKKTAGGLLKHMFQDAVWVSGNFLHRNSPRLKQKWVEVTVDTQVDALIEAVNNSSTDRTMVFANTVEAVEAVADILEKASIQCYRYHKNHTLEERANILADFRENGGVFVCTDAAARGVDVPNVSHVIQADFSSSAVDFLHRIGRTARAGQYGTVTSLYTEANRDLVEAIREAVKTGQPVETAFSRKRGFRNKLKKRAFLKAGEAKESQAVRA, from the exons ATGATTCTCTCACGCTCTGTCTCTGTTCTTCATTCCTGTAGAATTTCCTCGGCGCCGAAACTCATATCCCACAAGCTTAAGGTATCCTTCCCTCTCGCTTATGGTTCTTCCGCGTTGATCTCTCTCAATCGATCTGAAGTGAAATGGGTTCGTGTGTTCGCGTCTGCTACTGAGACTGAGACTGAAGTAGAGAGAAAAGGAAACGACACGTTTTTCGCGGACCAAGCCGTTTCTTGGAAGTCTCTTGGGTTGTCGGATAAGGTCTCAGTGGCTCTTCGAGATTCTGGGTTCGGAAGACCCTCTCTTACTCAG GCGGTTTGCATTCCATCGATATTGTCCGGGAAAGATGTGGTTGTTGCAGCAGAAACAGGCAGTGGCAAAACACATGGATATCTTGCTCCAATTATCCACCAGTTAACCAACACCAACACCCCTCTTGATTCCGAGGGAGAAGAAAGGCGGGTGCCACTTAAGACCATTTCTCTTGTTCTCTGCCCTAACGTCATGCTATGTGAACAAGTTGTTCGGATGGTTAATGGTCTTCTTGGAGAGGACGGTCATCCTCTTCTCAGAGTTGAAGCTGTTTGTGGCTCACAG GGTTGGCCTGATAAACAGCCTGATATTATTGTTTCGACCCCTGCTGCTCTTTTGAATAACATTGAGCCTAAAAGAAACAGGCGTGTGGAGTTTCTTCGATCTGTCAAATATGTG GTGTTTGATGAAGCTGATATGCTTCTCTGCGGAAGCTTCCAGAATCAGATTATCCGTCTCATAAACATGCTGCGTTTTGATGAGAAACAAGTGTCTCGTTTGGCTACTTCCAAATTTGGAAAACCATTGGAGATTGATGCAGAATCTTCAGCACAATTTGATTTAGAGAATGAGGATGATGCAGATTTTGAAGAAGACGGGTCTATCTCTgatgaagaggaggaagagtATCTTGAAGATACCACCCAAATCCCTACCGTTGAAAATGGAGCTGGTGCTGATATTAGAAAGGGTTGGAGAAGAGTGAGAAAGATCTATACCCGTAGCAAGCAGTATATTTTCATTGCAGCCACACTTCCGGTTAACGGGAAGAAAACTGCAGGAGGACTTTTGAAACATATGTTCCAAGATGCTGTCTGGGTTAGCGGAAACTTTCTTCACCGAAACAGTCCTAG ACTAAAGCAGAAATGGGTTGAAGTCACAGTCGACACACAAGTTGATGCTCTCATAGAGGCTGTAAACAACAGTAGCACAGACAGGACGATGGTGTTTGCAAATACAGTTGAGGCGGTTGAAGCAGTAGCCGACATATTGGAGAAAGCTAGTATCCAGTGCTATCGTTATCATAAGAACCATACACTTGAAGAGCGTGCTAATATATTAGCTGATTTCAGAGAAAACGGTGGTGTCTTTGTCTGTACTGACGCAGCTGCACGTGGAGTTGATGTTCCTAACGTCTCGCACGTTATTCAG GCGGATTTTTCTAGTTCTGCGGTGGATTTTCTTCACAGGATAGGTCGAACAGCTAGAGCTGGGCAATACGGAACGGTGACGAGTCTATACACTGAGGCTAACCGTGATTTAGTGGAAGCAATCCGTGAAGCAGTGAAGACGGGTCAGCCAGTG GAAACTGCATTTAGCAGGAAAAGAGGTTTCAGGAACAAGCTAAAGAAGAGAG CTTTCTTGAAAGCCGGAGAAGCAAAGGAGTCTCAAGCTGTGCGAGCTTAA
- the LOC103829380 gene encoding uncharacterized protein LOC103829380, whose amino-acid sequence MEEIRAAKYPDVKDDHSKATDEKMMSIYLQSINDNGESWPEEFMEDRDVFTKNPSEVFEAENPFVVFVYPRTEACGRTDGCGCGGWRIIGHDKLIKDEDTGKILGFKKILKFCGETQARGYKRTWVMEQYRVPSKWNPKQDHVVCKIQLLFQTEISFLLAKHFSYSADPLPATQSLTAYGIRLANQQDDGAYYLQVIFDSGGNEWPCYVTNDIYRVHPSTLVDHEDKRSTASGLCVFANRTEACGYTDGCESGRWRIVEEDNAIFSMSHEVMGYKRVFKFYEEDKGRYFDIVDGEQVLRTWIMEEYRLVEDAMKDKVLCVIKRGRR is encoded by the coding sequence ATGGAGGAGATCCGGGCAGCAAAGTATCCGGACGTCAAAGACGATCACAGCAAAGCAACTGACGAGAAAATGATGTCAATTTATCTGCAAAGTATCAACGACAACGGAGAATCATGGCCTGAAGAGTTCATGGAAGACAGAGACGTGTTCACCAAGAATCCAAGCGAGGTTTTCGAAGCCGAGAACCCTTTCGTCGTATTCGTTTACCCAAGAACAGAAGCCTGTGGTAGAACCGATGGATGCGGCTGTGGTGGCTGGAGGATCATAGGTCATGATAAACTGATCAAAGACGAGGATACTGGGAAGATTCTAGGGTTCAAGAAGATCCTCAAGTTCTGCGGAGAAACGCAAGCGAGAGGTTACAAGAGAACATGGGTGATGGAGCAGTACAGGGTTCCGAGTAAATGGAACCCTAAGCAAGACCACGTTGTTTGCAAGATTCAGCTTTTGTTCCAAACCGAGATCAGTTTCTTGCTAGCCAAGCACTTCTCGTACTCAGCAGATCCGCTTCCTGCAACGCAGTCGCTGACAGCTTATGGAATCCGTTTAGCCAATCAACAAGACGATGGTGCATATTATCTGCAGGTGATATTTGATTCTGGTGGAAACGAATGGCCTTGCTACGTTACCAACGACATCTACCGCGTGCATCCATCGACGCTTGTGGATCATGAAGATAAGAGGTCTACAGCATCTGGACTCTGCGTCTTCGCTAACCGAACAGAGGCTTGTGGTTACACCGACGGGTGTGAAAGCGGTCGCTGGAGGATCGTGGAAGAGGATAATGCGATCTTCTCGATGAGCCATGAGGTGATGGGTTACAAGAGGGTCTTCAAGTTTTACGAAGAGGACAAAGGAAGATATTTTGATATTGTGGACGGAGAACAAGTGTTGAGAACCTGGATTATGGAAGAGTATAGGCTTGTCGAAGACGCAATGAAGGATAAAGTGTTGTGCGTTATCAAGCGAGGTCGGAGGTAA
- the LOC117126830 gene encoding uncharacterized protein LOC117126830: MGSQSRGSSSHVQDSVSPHSSYHTSPSPLLAHAAPAPAAAPAPGPAAAPGPLGVMRVAELVRQPGRDHLPYLTEYPHGHGQTWFNRSGNGISAWINRMMYSALDSGHPTFTHFPDHIHLVFHN, encoded by the exons atggggagccagtctcggggttcttccagccatgttcaggattccgtttcgccccacagctcataccatacatctccctctccattactcgctcatgctgctcccgctcccgctgctgcacccgctcctggtcccgctgctgcacccggtcCTCTGGGAGTGATGAgggttgcggagttggttcgacagcccggtcgtgaccatcttccctatctcactgagtatccacatggacatggtcaaacatg gttcaaccgatccgggaatgggatcagcgcatggatcaaccgtatgatgtactcggccctcgacagcggacatccgactttcactcacttccct gatcacattcatctcgtGTTCCACAACTGA
- the LOC103829391 gene encoding uncharacterized protein LOC103829391: MGNCQAVDAAALVLQHPDGKIDRYYGPVSVAEIMRMHPGHYVSLIIPLPEADIPAKTRAEEEDGKSQKRVVKFTRVKLLRPTENLVLGHAYRLITSQEVMKVIRAKKYAKTKKHHNETTREKKKPSLEKKVDEVSDKHQNLETNDEKQRAVLTSSGSSKSKTWRPSLQSISETTS, translated from the exons ATGGGAAACTGTCAGGCGGTTGATGCGGCGGCGTTAGTTCTACAACATCCCGACGGCAAAATCGATAGATATTACGGTCCTGTCTCAGTCGCCGAAATCATGCGTATGCATCCTGGTCACTACGTTTCTCTTATTATTCCTTTGCCTGAGGCAGACATTCCGGCAAAGACGAGGGCGGAGGAAGAAGATGGTAAGAGTCAGAAAAGGGTCGTGAAGTTCACGCGCGTGAAACTTCTCCGACCAACAGAGAATCTCGTACTTGGTCATGCTTACCGTCTCATCACTTCAcaag AGGTTATGAAAGTTATAAGAGCGAAGAAGTATGCGAAGACAAAGAAGCATCATAATGAAACGACTAGAGAGAAGAAAAAGCCATCGCTGGAGAAGAAGGTTGATGAAGTATCTGACAAGCATCAGAATCTG GAAACAAATGATGAGAAGCAACGTGCAGTGTTAACGAGTTCAGGTTCGTCGAAATCAAAAACATGGAGGCCATCATTGCAGAGCATCTCTGAAACTACAAGCTGA